The following proteins are encoded in a genomic region of Drosophila willistoni isolate 14030-0811.24 chromosome 2L unlocalized genomic scaffold, UCI_dwil_1.1 Seg196, whole genome shotgun sequence:
- the LOC6639708 gene encoding band 7 protein AGAP004871: MNSKEDPNTRQASYSGDSYIERFPEQQKITKRNVITSENEPSSFIEKVLWLLSVVLMVITFPISIFLCLVILQEYQRAVILRLGRLRPGKARGPGMIFILPCIDTYTKVDLRTASFDVPPQEILTKDSVTISVDAVVYYRISQPLDAVLQVVDPRDATQMLAMTTLRNVSGTHMLMELLTTKEMLSKQIEWVLDSATEPWGVRVERVEIKEIYMPDQLQRAMAVEQEAAREAKAKVAAAQGERDAVKALKEAADIMESNPIALQLRYLQTLNTIANTNTKAYVFPFPVDIIKKVFK, encoded by the exons atGAATTCCAAAGAAGATCCAAATACTCGGCAGGCCTCATATTCGGGTGACTCCTACATAGAACGCTTTCCGGAACAACAGAAGATTACCAAGCGCAATGTCATTACAT CTGAAAATGAACCGAGTTCCTTTATTGAGAAGGTTTTGTGGCTTCTGTCGGTTGTTTTAATGGTCATCACATTTCCCATCTCCATATTCCTATGTTTGGTCATATTGCAAGAGTATCAGCGTGCGGTTATTTTACGATTGGGACGTCTACGTCCGGGCAAAGCACGTGGTCCGGGAATGATTTTTATCTTACCGTGCATTGATACGTACACAAAAGTGGATTTACGTACCGCTTCATTTGATGTTCCACCACAGGAAATACTTACCAAAGATTCAGTGACCATCAGTGTGGATGCGGTGGTCTATTATAGAATTAGCCAACCACTGGATGCAGTCCTACAAGTGGTGGATCCACGTGACGCCACCCAAATGCTGGCGATGACAACATTGAGAAATGTATCTGGCACTCATATGTTGATGGAATTGCTCACAACCAAAGAGATGTTGTCCAAACAAATTGAATGGGTACTTGACAGTGCCACCGAACCGTGGGGTGTTCGCGTGGAACGTGTAGAGAT CAAGGAGATATATATGCCAGACCAACTGCAGCGGGCAATGGCCGTAGAGCAGGAGGCGGCACGCGAAGCAAAAGCCAAGGTGGCAGCGGCTCAGGGTGAACGTGATGCAGTCAAGGCTCTCAAAGAGGCAGCCGATATTATGGAGTCCAATCCAATTGCCTTGCAGCTACGTTACCTTCAGACTCTCAATACAATAGCCAATACAAATACCAAAGCCTATGTCTTTCCATTTCCAGTAGACATAataaaaaaagtgtttaagtAA
- the LOC6639709 gene encoding phosphatidylinositol N-acetylglucosaminyltransferase subunit A isoform X2, with amino-acid sequence MRICMVSDFFYPSIGGVEEHVYNLSQKLLDQGHKVVVLTHAYGDCNGVRYVTNYLKVYYLPIKVCYNQCILPTAVCNVPLLRAVLLRERIEVVHGHSAFSALAHEALMVGSLLGLKTVFTDHSLFGFADLSAALTNNLLEVNLSMVNHAICVSHIGKENTVLRARVAKHRVSVIPNAVDTALFTPDPSQRPSDETIIFVVASRLVYRKGIDLLAGLIPRFKNMPNTKFIIVGDGPKRDLLEEIREKTNMQERVEIVGAVEHARVRDVLVRGHIFLNTSLTEAYCMAIVEAASCGLQVVSTSVGGIPEVLPKSLILLAEPDIDAIYAAMLVAIERHKLNIPLMNAGMTNGHLDQHVESQSKRRRRKVKAKQTTIPSPNLSTITPQAPCGRSAEPADESSQFEPVLCPHRCNELVETLYNWDDVAHRTVRVYERVIQERSFSISELIAAVYQHGSWFLVFLVVAHFLMRLLEVWRPRSRVEPARDLKTSTK; translated from the exons ATGCGCATCTGTATGGTGTCGGATTTCTTTTATCCGAGCATTGGTGGTGTCGAGGAGCATGTCTACAATCTCAGCCAGAAACTACTGGACCAGGGACACAAG GTTGTGGTGCTGACCCATGCCTATGGGGATTGCAACGGAGTACGCTATGTGACGAATTATTTGAAGGTCTACTATCTGCCCATTAAAGTTTGCTACAATCAATGCATTTTACCCACAGCGGTCTGCAATGTGCCTTTGCTAAGAGCCGTATTGCTCAGAGAACGAATTGAGGTGGTCCATGGACATTCGGCTTTTAGTGCCTTAGCCCACGAGGCTCTAATGGTGGGCTCGCTGCTGGGTCTAAAG ACCGTTTTCACAGATCACAGTCTCTTTGGTTTTGCCGATTTATCGGCTGCTTTGACCAATAATCTGCTTGAGGTGAACCTAAGTATGGTGAATCATGCCATTTGCGTGTCCCACATAGGCAAAGAGAACACTGTGCTGCGTGCTCGAGTGGCCAAACATCGGGTTTCTGTCATTCCAAATGCTGTAGACACGGCTCTCTTTACTCCCGATCCTAGTCAACGTCCAAGCGATGAGACAA TCATTTTTGTGGTAGCCTCACGTTTGGTCTATCGCAAAGGCATTGATCTTCTAGCTGGCCTCATTCCAAGATTCAAAAACATGCCAAATACCAAGTTTATTATTGTGGGTGATGGGCCCAAAAGAGATTTATTGGAGGAAATACGTGAAAAGACCAATATGCAAGAGCGCGTCGAGATTGTCGGCGCTGTGGAGCATGCCCGAGTCAGGGATGTCCTGGTACGTGGtcatattttcttaaataCCTCCTTGACCGAAGCCTATTGCATGGCCATTGTGGAAGCGGCATCGTGTGGCCTGCAAGTGGTGTCCACCAGTGTTGGTGGCATCCCCGAGGTCTTGCCAAAAAGTCTTATATTACTAGCTGAGCCAG ATATTGATGCCATTTATGCTGCCATGTTGGTGGCCATTGAACGCCACAAGTTAAATATTCCCCTAATGAATGCTGGCATGACCAATGGTCATTTAGACCAACACGTGGAAAGCCAATCAAAGCGTAGACGTCGTAAAgtcaaagcaaaacaaactaCAATACCTTCGCCAAACTTGTCCACTATCACCCCACAAGCACCATGTGGAAGAAGTGCGGAGCCAGCTGATGAGAGTAGCCAATTTGAACCTGTATTGTGTCCCCATAGATGCAATGAACTGGTTGAAACCCTCTATAACTGGGATGATGTGGCCCATCGCACGGTCCGTGTCTATGAACGTGTTATCCAAGAGCGTTCATTTAGCATAAGCGAGCTGATTGCAGCCGTATATCAACATGGTTCTTGGTTTCTCGTTTTTCTTGTAGTTGCCCACTTTCTGATGCGTCTTCTCGAGGTCTGGCGTCCACGTAGTCGAGTGGAACCCGCCCGGGATTTGAAAACATCAACCAAATAG
- the LOC6639663 gene encoding cystathionine gamma-lyase gives MSFKTQPKGFATKSIHAGQDPEQWKCNAVIPLISLSTTFKQDGPGEHRGYEYSRSGNPTRNVLEECLAALDNAKYGLTFSSGLGATTVVLTMLNAGDHIIMGDDVYGGTNRLIRQVASRLGLSASFVDPTNLDGLRNAFKPETKLVWIESPTNPLIKIADIKAISNICRQVGDHITLAVDNTFLTSYFQRPLELGADLVCYSLTKYMNGHTDVVMGGITMNSEKLYEKLKFLQNAVGIVPSPFDCYQVNRSLKTLALRMEQHQKNAIAVAKFLESHSFVEKVLHPALPSHPQHKIALQQTYGYSGVFSFYIKGELKHSTAFLKALKIFTLAESLGGYESLAELPSVMTHASVPAEDRKTLGISDALIRLSVGLEDAEDLINDLKLALEIAEKA, from the exons ATGAGCTTTAAAACGCAACCCAAAGGATTCGCAACCAAATCCATTCATGCCGGCCAAGATCCGGAACAGTGGAAATGTAATGCTGTTATCCCATTGATATCTTTAAGCACAACTTTTAAACAAGATGGACCAGGAGAACATAGAGGCTATGAATATTCACGTAGTGGAAATCCAACCCGAAATGTGCTGGAAGAATGTTTGGCTGCCCTCGATAATGCCAAATATGGATTGACATTTTCATCGGGATTGGGCGCGACTACTGTCGTCCTGACTATGTTGAATGCGGGTGATCATATTATTATGGGAGACGATGTTTATGGTGGAACCAATAGGTTGATAAGGCAGGTAGCTTCTCGTTTAGGGTTATCTGCTTCATTTGTCGATCCCACGAATTTGGATGGACTAAGAAATGCATTCAAACCAGAGACAAAGCTTGTTTGGATTGAGTCACCCACGAACCCTTTGATTAAAATTGCGGATATTAAAGCCATAAGCAACATCTGTCGCCAGGTTGGAGATCATATCACACTGGCCGTGGACAATACGTTCTTGACATCCTATTTCCAAAGGCCTCTGGAGTTGGGTGCGGATTTGGTTTGCTATTCGCTAACAAAGTATATGAATGGACACACTGACGTGGTCATGGGTGGCATCACAATGAATTCCGAAAAGCTTTACGAAAAGCTAAAGTTCCTACAGAATG CTGTTGGAATTGTTCCCTCCCCCTTCGATTGCTATCAGGTAAATCGCAGTCTTAAGACTCTTGCCCTACGTATGGAACAACATCAAAAGAATGCCATTGCCGTGGCCAAATTTCTGGAATCCCATTCGTTTGTGGAGAAGGTACTTCACCCGGCTCTACCTTCACATCCTCAGCATAAGATTGCCCTGCAGCAGACATATGGCTACAGTGGAGTTTTTTCATTCTACATTAAAGGCGAATTGAAACATTCTACTGCTTTCCTAAAGGCTCTGAAAATTTTCACCCTAGCCGAGAGTCTGGGAGGTTATGAAAGTTTAGCCGAATTGCCATCTGTCATGACACATGCATCCGTTCCAGCTGAGGATAGAAAAACATTGGGAATCTCTGATGCACTTATCCGTTTATCTGTCGGTCTGGAGGATGCTGAAGATTTGATAAATGACCTTAAGCTAGCTCTGGAGATTGCAGAAAAAGCTTAA
- the LOC6639709 gene encoding phosphatidylinositol N-acetylglucosaminyltransferase subunit A isoform X1, whose protein sequence is MRICMVSDFFYPSIGGVEEHVYNLSQKLLDQGHKVVVLTHAYGDCNGVRYVTNYLKVYYLPIKVCYNQCILPTAVCNVPLLRAVLLRERIEVVHGHSAFSALAHEALMVGSLLGLKTVFTDHSLFGFADLSAALTNNLLEVNLSMVNHAICVSHIGKENTVLRARVAKHRVSVIPNAVDTALFTPDPSQRPSDETIIFVVASRLVYRKGIDLLAGLIPRFKNMPNTKFIIVGDGPKRDLLEEIREKTNMQERVEIVGAVEHARVRDVLVRGHIFLNTSLTEAYCMAIVEAASCGLQVVSTSVGGIPEVLPKSLILLAEPDIDAIYAAMLVAIERHKLNIPLMNAGMTNGHLDQHVESQSKRRRRKVKAKQTTIPSPNLSTITPQAPCGRSAEPADESSQFEPVLCPHRCNELVETLYNWDDVAHRTVRVYERVIQERSFSISELIAAVYQHGSWFLVFLVVAHFLMRLLEVWRPRSRVEPARDLKTSTK, encoded by the exons ATGCGCATCTGTATGGTGTCGGATTTCTTTTATCCGAGCATTGGTGGTGTCGAGGAGCATGTCTACAATCTCAGCCAGAAACTACTGGACCAGGGACACAAG GTTGTGGTGCTGACCCATGCCTATGGGGATTGCAACGGAGTACGCTATGTGACGAATTATTTGAAGGTCTACTATCTGCCCATTAAAGTTTGCTACAATCAATGCATTTTACCCACAGCGGTCTGCAATGTGCCTTTGCTAAGAGCCGTATTGCTCAGAGAACGAATTGAGGTGGTCCATGGACATTCGGCTTTTAGTGCCTTAGCCCACGAGGCTCTAATGGTGGGCTCGCTGCTGGGTCTAAAG ACCGTTTTCACAGATCACAGTCTCTTTGGTTTTGCCGATTTATCGGCTGCTTTGACCAATAATCTGCTTGAGGTGAACCTAAGTATGGTGAATCATGCCATTTGCGTGTCCCACATAGGCAAAGAGAACACTGTGCTGCGTGCTCGAGTGGCCAAACATCGGGTTTCTGTCATTCCAAATGCTGTAGACACGGCTCTCTTTACTCCCGATCCTAGTCAACGTCCAAGCGATGAGACAA TCATTTTTGTGGTAGCCTCACGTTTGGTCTATCGCAAAGGCATTGATCTTCTAGCTGGCCTCATTCCAAGATTCAAAAACATGCCAAATACCAAGTTTATTATTGTGGGTGATGGGCCCAAAAGAGATTTATTGGAGGAAATACGTGAAAAGACCAATATGCAAGAGCGCGTCGAGATTGTCGGCGCTGTGGAGCATGCCCGAGTCAGGGATGTCCTGGTACGTGGtcatattttcttaaataCCTCCTTGACCGAAGCCTATTGCATGGCCATTGTGGAAGCGGCATCGTGTGGCCTGCAAGTGGTGTCCACCAGTGTTGGTGGCATCCCCGAGGTCTTGCCAAAAAGTCTTATATTACTAGCTGAGCCAGATATTGATGCCATTTATGCTGCCATGTTGGTGGCCATTGAACGCCACAAGTTAAATATTCCCCTAATGAATGCTGGCATGACCAATGGTCATTTAGACCAACACGTGGAAAGCCAATCAAAGCGTAGACGTCGTAAAgtcaaagcaaaacaaactaCAATACCTTCGCCAAACTTGTCCACTATCACCCCACAAGCACCATGTGGAAGAAGTGCGGAGCCAGCTGATGAGAGTAGCCAATTTGAACCTGTATTGTGTCCCCATAGATGCAATGAACTGGTTGAAACCCTCTATAACTGGGATGATGTGGCCCATCGCACGGTCCGTGTCTATGAACGTGTTATCCAAGAGCGTTCATTTAGCATAAGCGAGCTGATTGCAGCCGTATATCAACATGGTTCTTGGTTTCTCGTTTTTCTTGTAGTTGCCCACTTTCTGATGCGTCTTCTCGAGGTCTGGCGTCCACGTAGTCGAGTGGAACCCGCCCGGGATTTGAAAACATCAACCAAATAG
- the LOC6639709 gene encoding phosphatidylinositol N-acetylglucosaminyltransferase subunit A isoform X5, with the protein MRICMVSDFFYPSIGGVEEHVYNLSQKLLDQGHKVVVLTHAYGDCNGVRYVTNYLKVYYLPIKVCYNQCILPTAVCNVPLLRAVLLRERIEVVHGHSAFSALAHEALMVGSLLGLKTVFTDHSLFGFADLSAALTNNLLEVNLSMVNHAICVSHIGKENTVLRARVAKHRVSVIPNAVDTALFTPDPSQRPSDETIIFVVASRLVYRKGIDLLAGLIPRFKNMPNTKFIIVGDGPKRDLLEEIREKTNMQERVEIVGAVEHARVRDVLLPTF; encoded by the exons ATGCGCATCTGTATGGTGTCGGATTTCTTTTATCCGAGCATTGGTGGTGTCGAGGAGCATGTCTACAATCTCAGCCAGAAACTACTGGACCAGGGACACAAG GTTGTGGTGCTGACCCATGCCTATGGGGATTGCAACGGAGTACGCTATGTGACGAATTATTTGAAGGTCTACTATCTGCCCATTAAAGTTTGCTACAATCAATGCATTTTACCCACAGCGGTCTGCAATGTGCCTTTGCTAAGAGCCGTATTGCTCAGAGAACGAATTGAGGTGGTCCATGGACATTCGGCTTTTAGTGCCTTAGCCCACGAGGCTCTAATGGTGGGCTCGCTGCTGGGTCTAAAG ACCGTTTTCACAGATCACAGTCTCTTTGGTTTTGCCGATTTATCGGCTGCTTTGACCAATAATCTGCTTGAGGTGAACCTAAGTATGGTGAATCATGCCATTTGCGTGTCCCACATAGGCAAAGAGAACACTGTGCTGCGTGCTCGAGTGGCCAAACATCGGGTTTCTGTCATTCCAAATGCTGTAGACACGGCTCTCTTTACTCCCGATCCTAGTCAACGTCCAAGCGATGAGACAA TCATTTTTGTGGTAGCCTCACGTTTGGTCTATCGCAAAGGCATTGATCTTCTAGCTGGCCTCATTCCAAGATTCAAAAACATGCCAAATACCAAGTTTATTATTGTGGGTGATGGGCCCAAAAGAGATTTATTGGAGGAAATACGTGAAAAGACCAATATGCAAGAGCGCGTCGAGATTGTCGGCGCTGTGGAGCATGCCCGAGTCAGGGATGTCCTG TTGCCCACTTTCTGA
- the LOC6639709 gene encoding phosphatidylinositol N-acetylglucosaminyltransferase subunit A isoform X4: MRICMVSDFFYPSIGGVEEHVYNLSQKLLDQGHKVVVLTHAYGDCNGVRYVTNYLKVYYLPIKVCYNQCILPTAVCNVPLLRAVLLRERIEVVHGHSAFSALAHEALMVGSLLGLKTVFTDHSLFGFADLSAALTNNLLEVNLSMVNHAICVSHIGKENTVLRARVAKHRVSVIPNAVDTALFTPDPSQRPSDETIIFVVASRLVYRKGIDLLAGLIPRFKNMPNTKFIIVGDGPKRDLLEEIREKTNMQERVEIVGAVEHARVRDVLVRGHIFLNTSLTEAYCMAIVEAASCGLQVVSTSVGGIPEVLPKSLILLAEPDIDAIYAAMLVAIERHKLNIPLMNAGMTNGHLDQHVESQSKRRRRKVKAKQTTIPSPNLSTITPQAPCGRSAEPADESSQFEPVLCPHRCNELVETLYNWDDVAHRTLPTF, encoded by the exons ATGCGCATCTGTATGGTGTCGGATTTCTTTTATCCGAGCATTGGTGGTGTCGAGGAGCATGTCTACAATCTCAGCCAGAAACTACTGGACCAGGGACACAAG GTTGTGGTGCTGACCCATGCCTATGGGGATTGCAACGGAGTACGCTATGTGACGAATTATTTGAAGGTCTACTATCTGCCCATTAAAGTTTGCTACAATCAATGCATTTTACCCACAGCGGTCTGCAATGTGCCTTTGCTAAGAGCCGTATTGCTCAGAGAACGAATTGAGGTGGTCCATGGACATTCGGCTTTTAGTGCCTTAGCCCACGAGGCTCTAATGGTGGGCTCGCTGCTGGGTCTAAAG ACCGTTTTCACAGATCACAGTCTCTTTGGTTTTGCCGATTTATCGGCTGCTTTGACCAATAATCTGCTTGAGGTGAACCTAAGTATGGTGAATCATGCCATTTGCGTGTCCCACATAGGCAAAGAGAACACTGTGCTGCGTGCTCGAGTGGCCAAACATCGGGTTTCTGTCATTCCAAATGCTGTAGACACGGCTCTCTTTACTCCCGATCCTAGTCAACGTCCAAGCGATGAGACAA TCATTTTTGTGGTAGCCTCACGTTTGGTCTATCGCAAAGGCATTGATCTTCTAGCTGGCCTCATTCCAAGATTCAAAAACATGCCAAATACCAAGTTTATTATTGTGGGTGATGGGCCCAAAAGAGATTTATTGGAGGAAATACGTGAAAAGACCAATATGCAAGAGCGCGTCGAGATTGTCGGCGCTGTGGAGCATGCCCGAGTCAGGGATGTCCTGGTACGTGGtcatattttcttaaataCCTCCTTGACCGAAGCCTATTGCATGGCCATTGTGGAAGCGGCATCGTGTGGCCTGCAAGTGGTGTCCACCAGTGTTGGTGGCATCCCCGAGGTCTTGCCAAAAAGTCTTATATTACTAGCTGAGCCAG ATATTGATGCCATTTATGCTGCCATGTTGGTGGCCATTGAACGCCACAAGTTAAATATTCCCCTAATGAATGCTGGCATGACCAATGGTCATTTAGACCAACACGTGGAAAGCCAATCAAAGCGTAGACGTCGTAAAgtcaaagcaaaacaaactaCAATACCTTCGCCAAACTTGTCCACTATCACCCCACAAGCACCATGTGGAAGAAGTGCGGAGCCAGCTGATGAGAGTAGCCAATTTGAACCTGTATTGTGTCCCCATAGATGCAATGAACTGGTTGAAACCCTCTATAACTGGGATGATGTGGCCCATCGCACG TTGCCCACTTTCTGA
- the LOC6639662 gene encoding inorganic pyrophosphatase: MAKNLLLSIVCRLGRYKIGPSFLETSANTGVTCSIRSIQSKRLPVRNTNIIMSQYETVEKGAKNSPNYSLYFKNKCGNVISPMHDIPLYANEEKTVYNMVVEVPRWTNAKMEISLKTPLNPIKQDIKKGKLRYVANCFPHKGYIWNYGALPQTWENPDHIEPSTGCKGDNDPLDVIEIGYRVAKRGDVLQVKILGTIALIDEGETDWKVIAIDVNDPLASKVNDIADVDQHFPGLLRATVEWFKIYKIPDGKPENQFAFNGDAKNAEFATTIVAETHKFWQTLINQTSAGGISCTNITQRNSEFHIPKEEAAKILAEAPDDGKVEEVADTVDTWHFIHLK, translated from the exons ATGGCTAAAAATTTGCTTCTTTCGATTGTTTGTCGACTTGGTCGGTATAAAATAGGACCAAGTTTTTTAGAGACGTCAGCAAACACGGGTGTCACCTGCAGCATAAGAAGTATTCAATCGAAGCGTCTTCCAGTTCGAAATACAAATATCATCATGTCCCAGTACGAGACCGTGGAGAAGGGCGCAAAGAATTCGCCGAATTATAGCCTTTATTTCA AGAATAAGTGCGGTAATGTCATTTCGCCAATGCACGACATTCCATTGTATGCCAATGAGGAGAAGACCGTCTACAATATGGTTGTTGAGGTGCCCCGTTGGACAAACGCCAAAATGGAG ATCAGCTTGAAAACACCGCTAAATCCCATAAAGCAGGACATTAAGAAGGGCAAACTACGTTATGTGGCCAATTGCTTTCCCCATAAGGGTTATATCTGGAACTATGGTGCTTTACCGCAAACCTGGGAGAACCCTGACCATATTGAACCCTCTACCGGATGCAAGGGCGACAATGATCCTTTGGATGTCATTGAAATTGGTTATCGCGTGGCTAAGCGTGGCGATGTTTTGCAAGTGAAAATTCTAGGCACAATTGCTCTTATCGATGAGGGTGAGACAGATTGGAAAGTTATTGCCATAGATGTAAATGATCCATTGGCATCCAAGGTCAATGACATTGCCGATGTGGATCAACATTTTCCAGGGCTATTGCGTGCCACTGTTGAGTGGTTTAAG ATTTATAAAATCCCAGACGGCAAGCCAGAAAATCAATTTGCCTTCAATGGCGATGCCAAGAATGCTGAATTTGCTACCACAATTGTGGCAGAGACACACAAGTTTTGGCAAACTTTGATCAATCAAACCAGTGCTGGTGGCATTTCTTG CACCAACATTACGCAGCGTAACTCTGAATTCCATATACCAAAAGAAGAGGCAGCCAAAATACTGGCCGAAGCGCCCGATGATGGCAAAGTTGAAGAAGTAGCCGATACAG TCGATACATGGCATTTTATTCATCTCAAGTGA
- the LOC6639707 gene encoding trypsin alpha, producing MFKFVILLSVVACAFGAAVPEGLLPQLDGRIVGGSATTISSFPWQISLQRSGSHSCGGSIYSANIIVTAAHCLQSVSASSLQVRAGSTYWSSGGVVSAVASFRNHEGYNANTMVNDIAVIRLSSYLGFSSTIKAIGLASSAPANGAAASVSGWGTQSSGSSSIPTTLQYVNVNIVGQSQCASSSYGYGSQIRSTMICAAASGKDACQGDSGGPLVSGGVLVGVVSWGYGCAYANYPGVYADVAVLRSWVINTANSI from the exons ATGTTCAAGTTTGTGATCTTGTTGTCAGTTGTTGCTTGCGCTTTCGGCGCTGCCGTCCCAGAGGGTCTCCTGCCCCAGTTGGATG GTCGCATTGTTGGAGGTTCTGCTACCACTATCAGCAGCTTCCCCTGGCAAATTTCTCTGCAGCGTAGTGGCTCCCACTCCTGCGGTGGTTCCATCTACTCTGCCAATATCATTGTGACTGCTGCTCATTGTCTGCAATCCGTGTCGGCCTCCTCCCTTCAGGTCCGTGCTGGTTCTACCTACTGGAGCTCTGGTGGTGTGGTTTCCGCTGTTGCTTCTTTCAGAAATCATGAGGGTTACAATGCCAACACTATGGTCAACGATATTGCTGTCATCCGTCTATCTTCCTACCTTGGCTTCAGCTCTACTATTAAGGCTATCGGTCTGGCCAGCTCTGCTCCTGCTAACGGTGCCGCCGCTTCCGTATCTGGTTGGGGCACTCAATCATCTGGTTCCAGTTCCATTCCCACTACTCTTCAGTACGTGAATGTCAACATTGTCGGTCAATCGCAGTGCGCTTCCTCCAGTTACGGTTATGGCAGTCAAATCAGGAGCACCATGATCTGCGCTGCTGCCAGCGGCAAGGATGCCTGCCAAGGTGACTCTGGTGGCCCATTGGTCTCCGGTGGTGTCCTCGTTGGTGTTGTTTCCTGGGGCTATGGCTGCGCCTACGCCAACTACCCAGGTGTCTATGCCGATGTTGCTGTCCTCCGCTCCTGGGTGATCAACACTGCCAACTCTATCTAA
- the LOC6639709 gene encoding phosphatidylinositol N-acetylglucosaminyltransferase subunit A isoform X3 — MRICMVSDFFYPSIGGVEEHVYNLSQKLLDQGHKVVVLTHAYGDCNGVRYVTNYLKVYYLPIKVCYNQCILPTAVCNVPLLRAVLLRERIEVVHGHSAFSALAHEALMVGSLLGLKTVFTDHSLFGFADLSAALTNNLLEVNLSMVNHAICVSHIGKENTVLRARVAKHRVSVIPNAVDTALFTPDPSQRPSDETIIFVVASRLVYRKGIDLLAGLIPRFKNMPNTKFIIVGDGPKRDLLEEIREKTNMQERVEIVGAVEHARVRDVLVRGHIFLNTSLTEAYCMAIVEAASCGLQVVSTSVGGIPEVLPKSLILLAEPDIDAIYAAMLVAIERHKLNIPLMNAGMTNGHLDQHVESQSKRRRRKVKAKQTTIPSPNLSTITPQAPCGRSAEPADESSQFEPVLCPHRCNELVETLYNWDDVAHRTLPTF; from the exons ATGCGCATCTGTATGGTGTCGGATTTCTTTTATCCGAGCATTGGTGGTGTCGAGGAGCATGTCTACAATCTCAGCCAGAAACTACTGGACCAGGGACACAAG GTTGTGGTGCTGACCCATGCCTATGGGGATTGCAACGGAGTACGCTATGTGACGAATTATTTGAAGGTCTACTATCTGCCCATTAAAGTTTGCTACAATCAATGCATTTTACCCACAGCGGTCTGCAATGTGCCTTTGCTAAGAGCCGTATTGCTCAGAGAACGAATTGAGGTGGTCCATGGACATTCGGCTTTTAGTGCCTTAGCCCACGAGGCTCTAATGGTGGGCTCGCTGCTGGGTCTAAAG ACCGTTTTCACAGATCACAGTCTCTTTGGTTTTGCCGATTTATCGGCTGCTTTGACCAATAATCTGCTTGAGGTGAACCTAAGTATGGTGAATCATGCCATTTGCGTGTCCCACATAGGCAAAGAGAACACTGTGCTGCGTGCTCGAGTGGCCAAACATCGGGTTTCTGTCATTCCAAATGCTGTAGACACGGCTCTCTTTACTCCCGATCCTAGTCAACGTCCAAGCGATGAGACAA TCATTTTTGTGGTAGCCTCACGTTTGGTCTATCGCAAAGGCATTGATCTTCTAGCTGGCCTCATTCCAAGATTCAAAAACATGCCAAATACCAAGTTTATTATTGTGGGTGATGGGCCCAAAAGAGATTTATTGGAGGAAATACGTGAAAAGACCAATATGCAAGAGCGCGTCGAGATTGTCGGCGCTGTGGAGCATGCCCGAGTCAGGGATGTCCTGGTACGTGGtcatattttcttaaataCCTCCTTGACCGAAGCCTATTGCATGGCCATTGTGGAAGCGGCATCGTGTGGCCTGCAAGTGGTGTCCACCAGTGTTGGTGGCATCCCCGAGGTCTTGCCAAAAAGTCTTATATTACTAGCTGAGCCAGATATTGATGCCATTTATGCTGCCATGTTGGTGGCCATTGAACGCCACAAGTTAAATATTCCCCTAATGAATGCTGGCATGACCAATGGTCATTTAGACCAACACGTGGAAAGCCAATCAAAGCGTAGACGTCGTAAAgtcaaagcaaaacaaactaCAATACCTTCGCCAAACTTGTCCACTATCACCCCACAAGCACCATGTGGAAGAAGTGCGGAGCCAGCTGATGAGAGTAGCCAATTTGAACCTGTATTGTGTCCCCATAGATGCAATGAACTGGTTGAAACCCTCTATAACTGGGATGATGTGGCCCATCGCACG TTGCCCACTTTCTGA